A region from the Actinoplanes sp. OR16 genome encodes:
- a CDS encoding aminotransferase class V-fold PLP-dependent enzyme: MNIVPMLLRRIREGLSGAGQVLDGPFGPRRITYADYTASGQALDFVEDFIRDQVLTRYANTHTEASATGAQTGALREEARSIIHQSVGAGPDHVVIFCGSGATAAVAKLAGILGLRIPERLDDSYALSSLIPAAERPVVFVGPYEHHSNELPWRESVADVVEIESDHTGHVDLDVLREALIAYRDRPLRIGSFSAASNVTGILTDTAAVSKVLRDHGALSVWDYAAAGPYVPITMADKDAIFLSPHKFAGGPQTPGVLVIDRRLMTNRVPVIPGGGTVAYVDPTGHRYLTDPVAREEGGTPAIVESIRAGLVFAVKNAVGTDLIKEREHALWQRARSRWAASPAIEILGDLDAERLSIVSFQIRAGDRYLHHNYVAALLNDLFGIQARSGCSCAGPYGHRLLGIDEAHSREFRGEIVDGWEGIKPGWSRLNLNYFISDTEADYLIEAVLLIATHGSRLLPEYRFDPRTGRWTHLRHTHPTLRLADLRLNPDGTVTTPPAPTTLTAAPTPPDPTSSTGSTDSASSTGSTGEEALAGYLTEARALLTSRPLPPDGTHLDLPPAFEKLRWFLLPDACLPPSA, encoded by the coding sequence CGCCAACACGCACACCGAGGCCTCGGCCACCGGCGCGCAGACGGGCGCGCTGCGCGAGGAGGCCCGCTCGATCATCCACCAGAGCGTCGGCGCCGGCCCCGACCACGTGGTGATCTTCTGCGGTTCGGGGGCGACGGCGGCCGTCGCCAAGCTCGCCGGGATTCTGGGCCTGCGGATTCCGGAGAGGCTCGATGATTCGTACGCCCTGAGCTCCCTGATTCCGGCCGCCGAGCGGCCGGTGGTGTTCGTCGGCCCCTACGAGCACCACTCCAACGAACTCCCCTGGCGCGAATCCGTCGCGGACGTCGTCGAGATCGAGTCGGACCACACCGGCCACGTCGACCTCGACGTGCTCCGGGAAGCCCTCATCGCCTACCGGGACCGCCCGCTGCGGATCGGCAGCTTCTCCGCCGCCTCCAACGTCACCGGCATCCTCACCGACACCGCGGCGGTCTCGAAGGTGCTGCGCGACCACGGCGCCCTCTCCGTCTGGGACTACGCGGCCGCCGGCCCCTACGTCCCGATCACGATGGCCGACAAGGACGCGATCTTCCTCTCTCCGCACAAGTTCGCCGGCGGCCCGCAGACCCCGGGCGTCCTGGTCATCGACCGCAGGCTGATGACGAACCGTGTCCCGGTCATCCCGGGCGGCGGCACCGTCGCCTACGTCGACCCGACCGGCCACCGCTACCTCACCGACCCGGTGGCCCGCGAGGAGGGCGGCACCCCGGCCATCGTCGAGTCGATCCGCGCCGGCCTGGTCTTCGCCGTGAAGAACGCGGTCGGCACCGACCTCATCAAGGAACGCGAGCACGCCCTCTGGCAGCGAGCCCGTTCCCGCTGGGCGGCGTCACCGGCCATCGAGATCCTCGGCGACCTCGATGCCGAACGTCTCTCCATCGTCTCCTTCCAGATCCGGGCCGGCGACCGCTACCTGCACCACAACTACGTAGCGGCCCTGCTCAACGACCTCTTCGGCATCCAGGCCCGCAGCGGCTGCTCCTGCGCCGGCCCCTACGGCCACCGCCTGCTCGGCATCGACGAGGCCCACTCCCGCGAATTCCGGGGCGAGATCGTCGACGGCTGGGAGGGCATCAAGCCGGGCTGGAGCCGCCTCAACCTCAACTACTTCATCTCCGACACCGAAGCCGACTACCTGATCGAAGCCGTGCTCCTGATCGCCACCCACGGCTCCCGTCTCCTACCGGAGTACCGCTTCGACCCCCGAACCGGCCGCTGGACCCACCTCCGCCACACCCACCCCACCCTCCGCCTCGCCGACCTGCGCCTGAACCCCGACGGCACGGTGACCACCCCACCAGCCCCAACCACCCTGACCGCCGCGCCCACCCCGCCCGACCCGACCAGCTCAACCGGCTCAACCGACTCGGCCAGCTCAACCGGCTCAACCGGCGAAGAAGCGCTGGCCGGCTACTTGACCGAGGCCCGCGCCCTCCTGACCAGCCGACCCCTGCCACCCGACGGCACCCACCTGGACCTCCCCCCTGCCTTCGAAAAACTCCGCTGGTTCCTCCTCCCCGACGCCTGCCTACCGCCCTCCGCCTAA
- the bluB gene encoding 5,6-dimethylbenzimidazole synthase: MSDIYEVIHRRRDVRGQFTGEPIPDDVLARVLAAAHAAPSVGLSQPWDFILIRSAATRAAFHEHVMHERDVFAATLPDSSSFEKIKIEGVRESTLSIVVTYDPDRGSPAVLGRHAIADAGLYSVCLAIQNLWLAATAESLGVGWVSFYRESFVQEMLGIPPSVRPVAWLCLGPVTHLESTPDLERHGWRRRTPWQEAVHSERWPSFTPGRED; encoded by the coding sequence GTGAGCGACATCTACGAGGTCATCCACCGCCGCCGGGACGTACGCGGCCAGTTCACCGGCGAGCCCATCCCCGACGACGTGCTCGCGCGAGTGCTGGCCGCCGCCCACGCCGCGCCCAGCGTCGGACTCTCCCAGCCGTGGGACTTCATCCTGATCCGTTCCGCGGCGACCCGCGCCGCCTTCCACGAGCACGTGATGCACGAGCGCGACGTGTTCGCGGCGACGCTGCCCGACTCCTCGTCCTTCGAGAAGATCAAGATTGAGGGTGTACGGGAGTCCACACTGTCGATCGTCGTGACGTACGACCCGGACCGCGGCAGCCCCGCCGTGCTGGGCCGGCACGCCATCGCCGACGCCGGGCTCTACTCGGTCTGCCTCGCCATCCAGAACCTGTGGCTCGCCGCCACAGCAGAGTCCCTGGGCGTCGGGTGGGTGTCGTTCTACCGCGAGTCGTTCGTACAGGAAATGCTCGGAATTCCTCCGTCCGTGCGGCCTGTCGCGTGGCTCTGCCTAGGGCCGGTCACCCACCTGGAATCCACCCCGGACCTGGAACGGCACGGCTGGCGCCGCCGAACCCCGTGGCAGGAAGCGGTCCACAGCGAGCGCTGGCCGTCGTTCACCCCCGGCCGCGAGGATTAG
- a CDS encoding SAM-dependent methyltransferase: MVAFEITAVGVVRNGRTDVQHTDNWGAVTSTIVVDERFGDECLLGLDGFSHVEVLFVFDRLDELDDYREPRPYRGRDDLPPMGIFAGRGPRRPNRIGVTTCAIEAVRGRELTVRGLDAVDGTPVIDVKPAMAEFSPARVEQPARVTEMMAGYYQP, from the coding sequence ATGGTGGCGTTTGAGATCACTGCTGTCGGGGTCGTGCGTAACGGGCGTACCGATGTTCAGCACACCGACAACTGGGGTGCGGTGACGAGCACGATCGTCGTCGACGAGCGGTTCGGGGATGAGTGCCTGCTGGGGCTCGACGGGTTCTCGCACGTCGAGGTGCTGTTCGTGTTCGACCGGCTGGACGAGCTGGACGACTACCGGGAGCCACGGCCCTACCGCGGGCGGGACGATCTGCCGCCGATGGGGATCTTCGCGGGGCGGGGTCCCCGGCGGCCCAACCGGATCGGCGTGACGACCTGCGCGATCGAGGCGGTGCGCGGGCGTGAGCTGACCGTGCGCGGGCTCGACGCCGTCGACGGCACACCGGTGATCGACGTCAAGCCGGCGATGGCGGAGTTCAGCCCGGCCCGCGTCGAGCAGCCGGCGCGGGTCACCGAGATGATGGCGGGGTACTACCAGCCATGA